The window GAGGAAGGGCTAGCTCTTCATCCAGCATAACTCCTGTTGAGTGGTAAATTGTCTCCACTTCTACGGGGATATTTTCTATGGCTTGATGATGAATGGATTCAATTGGAACAAGATCTTTATTAAGAACAAAGAGATGGAAGAAATCCCTCCTTATCTCATCTAAAGGTTCATCAAATTTAAGACCAAAAACATCTTTTATATGAAGGATAAAATCATCAGAAGGTTCATGAAGAAAAAGCCCGGCAAAGAGTCTGTAAAGTTCTGCCCTTTCATATTTTTCAAAAATATCGAGGGAAACCATAGATTATTTTACATTTTTATATAATCTGATGGAACAGGGATGACAAAAGGCTTTCTGGTGAGAGGTTTTTCCTTTACGATTACCACTGTCCTGACATCTTCTATAGCCATATCCTGAAGTGAGGTCCCTGAACTCAAGGAATGAGTTCACCGTCTTATACTAATGAGTATACAACAGTTCAAAACATTCAGTTTAAACTGCTCGGGACAGTGAACTTATTGCTTTCG is drawn from Thermodesulfovibrionales bacterium and contains these coding sequences:
- a CDS encoding molecular chaperone TorD family protein gives rise to the protein MVSLDIFEKYERAELYRLFAGLFLHEPSDDFILHIKDVFGLKFDEPLDEIRRDFFHLFVLNKDLVPIESIHHQAIENIPVEVETIYHSTGVMLDEELALPPDHLSVELIFVSYLVENDLQDIFRRFFEEHIISWIPQYCERVISSAETGFYRETPALLKEFLEAEYEELAGL